A genomic stretch from Desulfolutivibrio sulfodismutans DSM 3696 includes:
- a CDS encoding SidJ-related pseudokinase has translation MTQHQGLAGTDFQAAYLAVRRLADITRQRPAEVTPDSVAALADLLAQAPHASQTQARFLYRDAAAVLLDLCRSAPDRELAARAFAGVETALARPGKPRMAAADAVGALPLSVRGPQMDETGPPKPDASHTPDIAWTALLRLADAGRQADTGSGPPPTGNAIPARAGRTLIMPLPGDGRVVAVKFLRLGEPASGLALEAAWMEHLAAEARDMPVPFHVPRPLRVAGQAVFRVADAPLARVGLDPATLAGGVAMAYVARADYFRYPNEHGPDGGLGGRELLAVLGQNALLFGRLAARGIVHTAPIPLFHNRVQRERRSDEGLYDWRRMGRLDQWLASTRFPNFGPSGLRDFEHFVSHAGPTGPLYKCMGDHLLGLLLVTGSYFRFKEPARVGLGPDGRPADARELFDPALLAEALTTIYDAYYQGFTGRAPAGALPFDREGLAARLIEEMGVDRHMVEMLRVADQENMSDAAFVEFLTRRGMPRQEALGLRRGAADVAIPTGPHLGEFNGRISAPEMIEFTACAAAACVAGRYFAEADGRRNSSKQPDMLQFLS, from the coding sequence ATGACCCAGCATCAGGGCTTGGCTGGAACCGACTTTCAGGCCGCCTATCTGGCCGTGCGCCGTCTGGCGGACATCACCCGGCAGCGCCCGGCCGAGGTCACGCCGGATTCCGTAGCCGCCCTGGCCGATCTGTTGGCCCAGGCCCCCCACGCCTCCCAGACCCAGGCCCGGTTCCTGTACCGCGACGCGGCCGCCGTCCTTTTGGACCTGTGCCGCAGCGCCCCGGACAGGGAACTGGCGGCCCGGGCCTTTGCGGGCGTGGAGACGGCCCTGGCCCGGCCCGGCAAGCCGCGCATGGCCGCCGCCGACGCCGTGGGGGCGTTGCCCCTGTCGGTTCGAGGCCCACAGATGGACGAGACAGGCCCTCCCAAGCCGGACGCATCCCACACGCCGGACATCGCCTGGACGGCGCTTCTTCGCCTGGCTGACGCGGGCCGACAGGCCGACACCGGCAGTGGCCCGCCCCCCACCGGCAACGCCATCCCGGCCCGGGCCGGGCGGACCCTGATCATGCCCCTTCCCGGCGACGGGCGGGTCGTGGCCGTGAAGTTCCTGCGCCTTGGCGAGCCTGCATCCGGGCTGGCCCTGGAGGCGGCCTGGATGGAGCATCTGGCCGCCGAGGCCCGGGACATGCCCGTGCCCTTCCACGTCCCCCGGCCGCTGCGTGTGGCCGGACAGGCGGTCTTCCGGGTCGCGGACGCCCCTCTGGCCCGGGTGGGCCTGGACCCCGCCACCCTGGCCGGGGGGGTGGCCATGGCCTATGTGGCCCGGGCCGACTATTTCCGCTACCCCAACGAGCATGGGCCGGATGGCGGCCTGGGCGGCCGGGAGCTTTTGGCGGTGCTTGGGCAAAACGCCCTGCTGTTCGGGCGGCTCGCCGCCCGGGGCATCGTGCATACGGCCCCCATCCCGCTTTTCCACAACCGGGTGCAGCGGGAGCGGCGTTCCGACGAGGGCCTCTACGACTGGCGGCGCATGGGCCGCCTGGACCAATGGCTGGCCTCCACCCGGTTCCCCAATTTCGGGCCAAGCGGCCTGCGCGACTTCGAGCACTTCGTGTCCCATGCCGGGCCCACCGGGCCGCTTTACAAGTGCATGGGGGATCATCTGCTGGGGCTTTTGCTGGTGACCGGGAGCTATTTCCGGTTCAAGGAGCCTGCGCGGGTGGGGCTCGGGCCGGACGGCCGACCGGCGGACGCCCGGGAGTTGTTCGATCCGGCGCTTCTGGCCGAGGCCCTGACCACGATCTACGACGCCTATTACCAGGGATTTACCGGCCGTGCCCCGGCCGGGGCGCTGCCGTTTGACCGCGAGGGGCTGGCGGCGCGGCTCATCGAGGAGATGGGGGTGGACCGGCACATGGTGGAGATGCTGCGGGTGGCGGATCAGGAGAACATGAGCGACGCGGCGTTCGTGGAGTTTTTGACCCGGCGCGGGATGCCGCGTCAGGAGGCGCTGGGGCTGCGCCGTGGCGCGGCGGATGTGGCCATTCCCACCGGGCCGCACCTGGGGGAGTTCAACGGCCGCATCTCGGCCCCGGAAATGATCGAGTTTACGGCCTGCGCGGCCGCGGCCTGCGTGGCGGGGCGGTATTTTGCGGAAGCGGACGGAAGGCGGAACTCCTCAAAACAGCCAGATATGCTCCAATTCCTCTCCTGA
- a CDS encoding carbamoyltransferase family protein: MPEYILGISAYYHDSAAALLRDGQIVAAAHEERFTRKKHDPAFPAKAGAYVLAEAGISLPEVAAVVFYDKPYLKFERLLETYHGFAPMGLPSFLSAIPVWIKEKLFMRKMLREELAKLGPGKPRILFPEHHLSHAASAFYPSPFDEAAILTVDGVGEWATTAIAHGKGKDITFLRELDFPHSLGLLYSAFTYYCGFKVNSGEYKLMGLAPYGIEGGARVEGYKKAILDEIVDLRDDGSMLLNMDFFNYATGLTMTRDARWEAAFSLPRREPESELGQEHMDLALAIQQVTEEAVLRLAKTARDLTGCRHLTMAGGVALNCVANGKLLRSGLFDDIWIQPAAGDAGGAVGAAMAAWHIWMGKDRTPLPKGALDRMRGSYLGPRFTTADVKRLASRRQAPFTRFEDFDALCDTVCAHLAAGHAVGWFQGRMEYGPRALGGRSILGDPRHPEMQKKLNLKIKYREGFRPFAPSVLAEKVSECFELDRPSPYMLLVAPVAEALRKPLPEGYSQKPMFERLYVERSTLPAITHVDFSARVQTVHRQTNERYWRLISRFNEREGCPVVVNTSFNVRGEPIVCTPEDAYRCFMRTEMDHLVIGDCLFSKADQPAWAETEDWRDEYELD; encoded by the coding sequence ATGCCCGAATACATCCTTGGCATCTCCGCCTATTACCACGACAGCGCCGCCGCGCTTTTGCGCGACGGCCAGATCGTGGCTGCGGCCCACGAAGAGCGGTTCACCCGCAAAAAGCACGACCCGGCCTTCCCGGCCAAAGCCGGGGCCTATGTCCTGGCCGAGGCCGGAATCAGCCTGCCCGAGGTGGCGGCCGTGGTCTTTTACGACAAGCCCTACCTCAAGTTCGAGCGGCTGCTCGAGACCTACCACGGGTTCGCGCCCATGGGACTGCCGAGCTTTTTGTCGGCCATCCCGGTGTGGATCAAGGAAAAGCTCTTCATGCGCAAGATGCTGCGCGAGGAGCTGGCCAAGCTTGGGCCCGGCAAGCCGCGCATCCTTTTTCCCGAACACCACCTCTCCCATGCCGCCAGCGCCTTCTATCCCTCTCCGTTCGACGAGGCCGCCATCCTGACCGTGGACGGCGTGGGCGAATGGGCCACCACGGCCATCGCCCACGGCAAGGGCAAAGACATCACGTTTCTGCGCGAGCTGGATTTCCCACACTCCCTGGGGCTTCTGTATTCCGCCTTCACCTACTACTGCGGCTTCAAGGTCAATTCCGGGGAATACAAGCTCATGGGCCTGGCCCCCTACGGCATTGAGGGCGGGGCCCGGGTGGAAGGCTACAAGAAGGCCATCCTGGACGAGATCGTGGATCTTCGGGACGACGGGTCCATGCTGCTCAACATGGACTTTTTCAACTACGCCACGGGCCTGACCATGACCCGCGACGCCAGGTGGGAGGCGGCTTTCTCCCTGCCGCGCCGCGAACCCGAGAGCGAGCTCGGCCAGGAGCACATGGATCTGGCCCTGGCCATCCAGCAGGTCACGGAAGAGGCGGTCCTGCGTCTGGCCAAAACCGCCCGCGACCTGACCGGCTGCCGCCACCTGACCATGGCCGGCGGCGTGGCCTTAAACTGCGTGGCCAACGGCAAGCTTCTGCGCTCGGGACTTTTCGACGACATCTGGATCCAGCCCGCCGCAGGCGACGCAGGCGGGGCCGTGGGCGCGGCCATGGCCGCTTGGCACATCTGGATGGGCAAGGACCGCACCCCCCTGCCCAAAGGGGCCCTGGACCGCATGCGCGGCTCCTACCTCGGCCCCAGATTCACCACGGCCGACGTCAAGCGACTGGCCAGCCGCCGCCAGGCCCCCTTCACCCGCTTCGAGGATTTCGACGCCCTGTGCGACACGGTCTGCGCCCATCTGGCCGCCGGACACGCCGTGGGCTGGTTTCAGGGACGCATGGAATACGGCCCCCGGGCCCTGGGCGGCCGCAGCATCCTGGGCGACCCGCGCCATCCCGAGATGCAGAAAAAGCTCAACCTCAAGATCAAATACCGCGAAGGATTCCGGCCCTTTGCCCCCTCTGTCCTGGCTGAAAAGGTCTCGGAGTGCTTCGAACTGGATCGCCCGTCGCCCTATATGCTCCTGGTGGCCCCGGTGGCCGAGGCCCTGCGCAAACCCCTGCCCGAGGGCTATTCCCAAAAGCCCATGTTCGAGAGGCTTTATGTGGAGCGGTCCACGCTTCCGGCCATCACCCATGTGGACTTCTCGGCCCGGGTACAGACCGTGCATCGCCAGACCAATGAACGCTACTGGCGGCTCATCTCCCGCTTCAACGAACGCGAGGGCTGCCCCGTGGTGGTCAACACCAGCTTCAACGTGCGCGGCGAACCCATCGTCTGCACCCCCGAAGACGCCTACCGCTGCTTCATGCGCACGGAGATGGACCATCTGGTCATCGGCGACTGCCTGTTCAGCAAGGCCGACCAGCCCGCCTGGGCCGAGACCGAAGACTGGCGCGACGAATACGAGCTGGATTGA
- a CDS encoding DUF5989 family protein yields the protein MEFLRELWGFLRVRKKFWLLPIILTLLLFGALVVLTSGSAVAPFIYTLF from the coding sequence ATGGAATTTTTGCGAGAATTGTGGGGCTTTTTGCGGGTCAGAAAAAAATTCTGGCTTCTGCCCATCATCCTGACCCTGTTGCTTTTCGGCGCACTGGTGGTCTTGACCAGCGGCTCGGCCGTGGCCCCTTTCATCTACACCCTGTTCTAG
- a CDS encoding SxtJ family membrane protein translates to MDTMKKPPKGSFWTKATTAQARDTGMAMVLICLLFAWIGGYRAMLPTAILVLLVNMISPGVYKPLARVWFGLSHVLGTVMSKVILSLAFFLVLTPMGLLRKALGKDSLHIACWKKGTESVFRVRDHTFTAADIEQPF, encoded by the coding sequence ATGGATACGATGAAAAAGCCCCCCAAGGGCTCGTTTTGGACAAAGGCCACCACGGCCCAGGCCCGGGACACGGGCATGGCCATGGTGCTCATCTGTCTTTTGTTCGCCTGGATCGGCGGCTACCGGGCCATGCTGCCCACGGCCATCCTGGTCCTTTTGGTGAACATGATCTCCCCCGGTGTCTACAAGCCCCTGGCCCGGGTCTGGTTCGGCCTGTCCCACGTCCTGGGAACGGTCATGTCCAAGGTCATCCTCTCCCTGGCCTTTTTCCTGGTGCTGACGCCCATGGGGCTTTTGCGCAAGGCCCTGGGCAAGGACAGCCTGCATATCGCCTGCTGGAAAAAGGGTACGGAGTCGGTGTTCCGGGTCCGCGACCACACCTTTACGGCCGCAGACATCGAGCAGCCTTTTTGA
- a CDS encoding DUF3859 domain-containing protein has translation MLLVLPILTLFLASCSGFNLFGGDEPPPPPDSIEIVDFGIYDGNTLTLQTEAVPKKLGTTFGFRFQVKKPEGGQAAIRIITTSPGMINPAKKEVEFKTETTDTVQVGVQYNCIFTFEQEWEMVSGDWTLEVAAEDGSTAKKTFQVYNPQ, from the coding sequence ATGTTGCTCGTGCTCCCGATCCTGACCCTGTTTCTGGCTTCCTGCTCCGGCTTCAATCTGTTCGGCGGCGACGAGCCCCCACCCCCTCCCGATTCCATCGAGATCGTGGATTTCGGCATCTATGACGGCAACACCCTGACGCTTCAGACCGAGGCCGTGCCCAAAAAGCTCGGCACCACCTTCGGGTTCCGCTTCCAGGTCAAAAAACCCGAGGGCGGGCAGGCCGCCATCCGCATCATCACCACCTCGCCGGGCATGATCAACCCGGCCAAGAAAGAGGTGGAATTCAAGACCGAGACCACCGACACCGTGCAGGTGGGCGTCCAGTACAACTGCATCTTCACCTTCGAGCAGGAATGGGAAATGGTCAGCGGGGACTGGACTCTGGAGGTTGCGGCCGAGGACGGCTCCACGGCGAAAAAGACCTTCCAGGTCTACAATCCGCAATAA
- a CDS encoding spore germination protein, translated as MIDYSEILPRLEKALGMRYRDNPDILNVPGTSVACKVDPFAYVAPRPAFVAFLAKWAATPLAVTEETLVRTGNLLVDAAHARLDGPVAILTDGSPRVMRMPIDVVPASFIDRAVMLYGGEQSPLPVSRLRVLLSEKARIDAFFSGKTPLLDVAYAAPGGAGVDMP; from the coding sequence ATGATCGATTACAGCGAGATTCTCCCCCGGCTGGAAAAGGCCCTGGGGATGCGCTATCGCGACAACCCGGACATCCTGAATGTCCCGGGCACGTCCGTGGCCTGCAAGGTGGATCCCTTCGCCTATGTGGCCCCGCGACCGGCCTTTGTGGCCTTTTTGGCCAAATGGGCCGCAACGCCCCTGGCGGTCACCGAAGAGACCCTGGTGCGCACGGGAAATCTTCTGGTGGACGCCGCGCATGCCCGCCTGGACGGTCCCGTGGCCATCCTGACGGACGGTTCGCCCCGGGTCATGCGTATGCCGATTGATGTCGTGCCGGCCTCCTTCATCGACCGGGCCGTGATGCTCTACGGCGGCGAACAGAGCCCGCTTCCGGTCTCCAGGCTGCGCGTGCTCCTTTCGGAAAAGGCCCGGATCGACGCCTTTTTTTCGGGCAAGACCCCGCTTTTGGACGTGGCCTACGCCGCCCCGGGCGGCGCTGGCGTGGACATGCCTTGA
- a CDS encoding SPL family radical SAM protein has protein sequence MRPDLPAAPVAAWGIRAVVADAAVADSAMARRVRERLPHVPFTVADPPGESASGRRPPTNLADPATAADSAPGAPGTAVEDVGPGRVLRLSAHRGRFLRPCPGAKSYRCCGYRIVHIGEGCPMDCTYCILKAYLRTDDLRVFANTPDMFSELGDIFGRDRSRRFRVGTGEFADSLALESLTGHTHEILDFLREFDNVVLELKTKTDDTSWMAAEPRPDRVLAAFSVNAPAIVAAQERGAPPLSARLAAARKAARAGFGVCLHFDPIVPHPGWEAGYAATVDMIASFLRPKDIVYISLGSLRFLPDLPAGLAAAGILPDYYLNEFVTDLDGKRRLARPLRVRQLSHVAGLLRKCGLAGKLYLCMESDEVWKAVFGTTPDGFGGLARRLMEQAFAQRRGEP, from the coding sequence ATGAGGCCTGACCTCCCGGCCGCTCCGGTCGCCGCCTGGGGCATCCGGGCCGTGGTCGCGGACGCGGCCGTGGCCGACTCGGCCATGGCCCGGCGCGTGCGGGAGCGCCTGCCCCATGTCCCCTTCACCGTGGCCGATCCGCCGGGCGAATCTGCGTCCGGCCGCAGGCCGCCGACGAACCTTGCGGACCCGGCGACGGCGGCCGACAGTGCTCCCGGGGCTCCCGGGACGGCCGTTGAGGACGTGGGCCCGGGCCGCGTGCTGCGGCTTTCCGCCCACCGGGGGCGGTTTCTTCGGCCCTGTCCCGGGGCCAAAAGCTACCGCTGCTGCGGCTACCGCATCGTGCACATCGGCGAGGGCTGCCCCATGGACTGCACCTACTGCATCTTAAAGGCCTACCTGCGCACGGACGATCTGCGGGTGTTCGCCAATACGCCGGACATGTTTTCCGAACTGGGCGATATTTTCGGCCGCGACCGGTCGCGGCGGTTCCGGGTGGGCACCGGGGAGTTCGCCGATTCCCTGGCGCTGGAATCCCTCACCGGCCACACCCATGAGATCCTGGATTTTTTGCGCGAGTTCGACAACGTGGTCCTGGAACTCAAGACCAAGACCGACGACACCTCCTGGATGGCCGCCGAGCCCAGACCGGACCGGGTGCTGGCGGCCTTTTCGGTGAACGCCCCGGCCATCGTGGCCGCCCAGGAACGGGGCGCGCCGCCCCTGTCGGCCCGGCTGGCCGCCGCCCGCAAGGCCGCCCGGGCCGGATTCGGGGTCTGCCTGCACTTCGACCCCATCGTGCCCCACCCCGGCTGGGAGGCGGGCTACGCCGCGACCGTGGACATGATCGCCTCGTTTCTGCGGCCCAAGGACATCGTCTACATCAGCCTGGGCTCCTTGCGTTTTCTGCCCGATCTGCCCGCCGGGCTGGCTGCTGCGGGCATCCTCCCGGACTATTACCTCAATGAATTCGTGACCGACCTGGACGGAAAACGCCGCCTGGCGCGGCCCCTCCGGGTGCGCCAACTCAGCCATGTGGCCGGGCTTTTGCGAAAATGCGGACTTGCGGGAAAACTCTATTTGTGTATGGAATCCGACGAAGTGTGGAAAGCGGTGTTCGGCACGACGCCGGACGGCTTCGGCGGTCTGGCGCGGCGGCTCATGGAACAGGCCTTTGCCCAAAGGCGCGGCGAACCATGA
- a CDS encoding chromosome partitioning protein ParB: MQHLAIHPRDADVSGESLFWDNPPHEALARSLAEMGQLVPALAEIVDDRPRILAGRARVLALRRLPGRTLDARIIAWPGPDCGHSPEVWRGLVYLASNMGRAIDEAMLVKAGRYFSAFVPAPEFVRLAGPYLGPALASGSRRLTDWLSLPEKADELLFTGTVPLAGAQALAGMDREDLDALWPWLTAARWSANTLARFVTPLREAARASGRSLSETADTALAGVGADQGLSPNDLIARLSAAAKSARYPVLTDLEERFAALSRGISRGTAFTLHPSRGFESDAVTLELRAADAATLRQAAADLARMAAHPDWQALWSLARGQEAHDASPGGDGGGDRNGHEA; the protein is encoded by the coding sequence GTGCAGCATCTCGCCATCCATCCCCGGGACGCGGACGTCTCGGGCGAGTCCCTTTTTTGGGACAACCCGCCCCACGAGGCGCTGGCCCGCTCCCTGGCCGAGATGGGCCAACTGGTCCCGGCCCTGGCCGAAATCGTGGACGACCGGCCGCGCATCCTGGCCGGACGGGCCCGGGTTTTGGCCCTGCGCCGCCTCCCCGGACGCACCCTGGACGCCCGGATCATCGCCTGGCCCGGCCCCGATTGCGGGCACAGCCCCGAGGTCTGGCGTGGGCTGGTCTACCTGGCCTCCAACATGGGCCGCGCCATCGACGAGGCCATGCTGGTCAAGGCCGGACGCTATTTTTCGGCTTTTGTCCCGGCGCCCGAGTTTGTGCGGCTGGCCGGGCCGTACCTGGGACCGGCCCTGGCCTCCGGGTCGCGCCGCCTGACGGACTGGCTGTCGCTGCCCGAAAAGGCCGACGAACTGCTTTTCACCGGGACCGTGCCCCTGGCCGGGGCGCAGGCCCTGGCCGGAATGGACCGGGAGGATCTCGACGCCCTGTGGCCGTGGCTCACCGCCGCCCGCTGGTCGGCCAACACCCTGGCCCGGTTCGTGACCCCGCTGCGCGAGGCCGCCCGGGCCTCGGGGCGATCCCTGTCCGAGACGGCCGACACGGCCCTGGCCGGGGTGGGCGCGGATCAGGGGTTGTCCCCCAACGACCTCATCGCCCGGCTGTCCGCCGCCGCCAAGAGCGCCCGCTACCCCGTGCTCACGGACCTTGAGGAGCGCTTCGCCGCCCTGTCCCGGGGCATCAGCCGGGGCACGGCATTCACCCTGCATCCCTCGCGGGGCTTCGAGTCCGACGCCGTGACCCTGGAACTGCGGGCCGCGGACGCCGCGACCCTGCGCCAGGCCGCCGCCGACCTGGCCCGCATGGCCGCACACCCGGACTGGCAGGCCCTGTGGTCCCTGGCCCGGGGCCAGGAGGCGCACGACGCTTCCCCGGGCGGCGACGGGGGCGGCGACAGGAACGGCCATGAGGCCTGA
- a CDS encoding elongation factor G has protein sequence MSDLSKQRTYALVGHGGCGKTSVAEMLLFNAGAVSRLGKIEEGTTALDYEPEEIKRRGSTQPGIAAFSFNKNRHFLIDTPGDGNFNGDLPYLLKAVDAVVFVVDAVDGVKPLTKKLWGEVAKLGLPTIFFINKMDRDRADFNMALTGIREKLGVKPYLQNIPIGEKENFKGVVNILENKAYLFDDKGGQTEAPIPADMQDEVAHLRDTTVEEIAVCDDELMERYLEGGELSMEEMQVAVRQAVICGQLYPVCTGAALKGMGGVRLLAAVENYFPGPLDCCAGEKTITGEDGTTRKVGPDEPVAAFVFKTLYDPFAGQLSMVRVLTGTLAPDAALQNVAKDVKERAGQILLPLGKETTISKEPMGPGSVVALAKLKDTATGDTLSDEKKPFVLAKPALPAPMSSYALAPAEKGDEDKVFAAMGKLLSEDVTLTLSRDEETGDILISGMGQSHLETAVEKARRRFKVEPVLKAPKIPYRETFRGKVEVQGRHKKQTGGRGQFGDCFVRFEHRNRGEGYEYVDAIVGGAIPRQYIPAVDKGIQESAARGYLAGFPLVDFRATVFDGSFHTVDSSEMAFKIAGSLAFKAACEKLKMSLLEPIVTVTVSCPDENMGDIIGDLSSRRGKVLGSDSTGGITEIQAHVPMAEMQEYGKALSSMTGGQGAFTMVFASYEECPPPIAEKVIADHKKKEE, from the coding sequence ATGTCGGACCTAAGCAAGCAAAGAACCTATGCGCTGGTCGGCCACGGCGGATGCGGCAAGACGTCCGTGGCCGAAATGCTGCTCTTCAACGCCGGGGCTGTAAGCCGCCTGGGGAAGATCGAGGAAGGGACCACGGCGCTCGACTACGAGCCCGAGGAGATCAAGCGCCGGGGCAGCACCCAGCCCGGCATCGCCGCCTTCTCCTTCAACAAGAACCGCCATTTCCTCATCGACACCCCGGGCGACGGCAACTTCAACGGCGACCTGCCCTATCTGCTTAAGGCCGTGGACGCGGTGGTCTTTGTTGTGGACGCCGTGGACGGGGTCAAGCCCCTGACCAAGAAGCTGTGGGGCGAGGTGGCCAAGCTTGGTCTGCCCACCATTTTTTTCATCAACAAAATGGACCGCGACCGGGCCGATTTCAACATGGCCTTAACCGGCATACGGGAAAAACTCGGGGTCAAGCCGTATCTGCAAAACATTCCCATCGGCGAGAAGGAAAATTTCAAGGGCGTGGTGAACATCCTCGAAAACAAGGCCTACCTGTTCGACGACAAGGGCGGCCAGACCGAGGCCCCGATCCCGGCCGACATGCAGGACGAGGTGGCACACCTTCGCGACACCACGGTGGAGGAGATCGCCGTGTGTGACGATGAGCTCATGGAGCGCTACCTGGAGGGCGGCGAGCTCTCCATGGAGGAGATGCAGGTCGCCGTGCGCCAGGCGGTCATCTGCGGCCAGCTCTATCCCGTGTGCACCGGCGCGGCGCTTAAGGGCATGGGCGGCGTCCGGCTTCTGGCGGCGGTGGAAAATTACTTCCCCGGCCCCCTGGACTGCTGCGCAGGGGAAAAGACCATAACCGGCGAGGACGGAACCACGCGCAAGGTGGGCCCGGACGAACCCGTGGCCGCCTTCGTGTTCAAGACCCTTTACGATCCCTTTGCCGGGCAGTTGTCCATGGTCCGGGTGCTCACGGGCACCCTGGCCCCGGACGCCGCTTTGCAAAATGTGGCCAAGGACGTCAAGGAGCGGGCCGGACAGATCCTTCTGCCGCTTGGCAAGGAGACGACCATCTCCAAGGAGCCCATGGGCCCCGGGTCCGTGGTGGCCCTGGCCAAGCTCAAGGACACGGCCACGGGGGACACGCTTTCCGATGAGAAAAAGCCCTTTGTGCTGGCGAAACCCGCCCTGCCCGCGCCCATGAGTTCTTACGCCCTGGCCCCGGCGGAAAAGGGCGACGAGGACAAGGTGTTCGCGGCCATGGGCAAGCTCCTGAGCGAGGACGTGACGCTGACCTTGTCGCGCGACGAGGAGACCGGGGACATCCTGATCTCGGGCATGGGCCAGTCCCACCTGGAGACGGCGGTGGAGAAGGCCCGGCGCCGCTTCAAGGTGGAGCCGGTGCTCAAGGCCCCCAAGATTCCCTACCGCGAGACCTTCAGGGGCAAGGTGGAGGTGCAGGGCCGCCACAAGAAGCAGACCGGCGGCCGGGGCCAGTTCGGGGACTGCTTCGTGCGCTTCGAGCACCGGAACCGGGGCGAAGGCTACGAATACGTGGACGCCATCGTGGGCGGGGCCATCCCCCGGCAGTACATCCCGGCCGTGGACAAGGGCATCCAGGAATCGGCGGCCAGGGGCTATCTGGCCGGGTTCCCGCTGGTGGATTTTCGGGCCACGGTCTTCGACGGATCGTTCCACACGGTGGATTCCTCGGAAATGGCGTTTAAGATCGCGGGTTCCCTGGCCTTCAAGGCGGCCTGCGAGAAGCTCAAAATGTCGCTTCTGGAACCCATCGTCACGGTCACGGTGAGCTGCCCGGACGAGAACATGGGCGACATCATCGGCGATCTGTCCAGCCGCCGGGGCAAGGTGCTGGGCAGCGACTCCACGGGTGGCATCACCGAGATCCAGGCCCACGTGCCCATGGCCGAGATGCAGGAATACGGCAAGGCCTTAAGCTCCATGACCGGCGGCCAGGGGGCCTTCACCATGGTCTTCGCCAGCTATGAGGAATGCCCGCCGCCCATTGCCGAAAAGGTCATCGCCGACCACAAGAAGAAAGAGGAATAG
- a CDS encoding MarR family winged helix-turn-helix transcriptional regulator — MPMEQNDSIQNETLLCLTAWASRAMIADLNRRLHETGLRVTMEQWRALCHLGDREGLTQNELAALLLQEKTSVSRLLTGMQRRGYVARETHAHDGRCNRLLITDMGRDVLEKGCFLARLTLFAAEAEVSPDELDTCRRVLSRIVHNLRGQPPSQPPQAPQSQDEAAYAPV; from the coding sequence ATGCCCATGGAACAGAACGATTCTATCCAAAATGAAACACTGCTGTGTCTGACGGCCTGGGCCTCCAGGGCCATGATCGCCGACCTCAACCGCCGCCTCCACGAGACGGGCCTGCGGGTGACCATGGAGCAATGGCGCGCCCTGTGCCATCTCGGCGACCGGGAGGGCCTCACCCAAAATGAACTGGCCGCCCTGTTGCTCCAGGAAAAAACCAGCGTCAGCCGCCTGCTGACCGGCATGCAGCGGCGCGGCTACGTGGCCCGGGAAACCCATGCCCACGACGGACGGTGCAACCGGCTGCTCATTACGGACATGGGGAGGGACGTATTGGAAAAAGGATGTTTCCTGGCGCGATTGACCCTGTTTGCGGCAGAGGCCGAGGTCTCGCCTGACGAATTGGACACCTGTCGCCGGGTGTTGTCCCGGATCGTCCACAATCTGCGCGGGCAGCCCCCGTCGCAGCCCCCGCAGGCCCCGCAGTCCCAGGACGAGGCCGCCTACGCCCCGGTCTGA